The DNA segment GCCGGCCGGCCGGCGCGCACCCCGACGCCGAATTCGCGCTCCAGTCGCTCGATGACGATCTGCAAGTGCAGCTCGCCCATGCCTCTGAGCAGCCGCTGGCCGGTCTCGGGGTCTTCCTCGACGCGCAGTGTGGGGTCTTCCTGCTGGATCTTGTGCAACACCTCGACGAGCCTGTCTTCCTCGGTTCCGGACGCCGGTTCGATGGCCAGCCCGAGCACGGGATCATGGACCTGGATGCGTTCCAGACTCAGCACCTGCCCCGGAGCGCAGAGCGTGTCGCCCGTGCCGGCGAAGCGCAATCCCGCCAGGAGCACGATGTCCCCGGCCTCGGCCAGATCGCGCTTGGTCTTCTTGCCGGCGTCGACCTCGAACAGCCGCGCGACCTGTTCGCGCTGCACGCGCCCGTCGGCGGTCAGGAACTCGACCGCGTCGCCCGGCGCGAGCCGCCCGCGATAGAGCCGGACGAAGACGTGTCGGCGCCCTTCCCAGAGCTGGACCTTGAAGGCGAGCGCGGCGAGCGGGCCGTCCGGGGTCATGACGACCTCCTCGCGCGTCCCGTCGGACCGTTCGGCGAGCGCGGCCGGACGGTCGAGCGGGGCCGGCAGGAAGTCGATCACGCCATCGAGCAGCGGCTGCACACCCAGATTGCGCAGCGCACTGCCGCCGTAGCAGGGAACGAGCGTCCCGGCCAGGGTTCCCGTGCGGATGGCGGCGCGCAGTCGCTCGGGCGACGGCTCCCCGCCGGCGAGCACCAGATCGGCCAGCGACTCGTCGACCTGGGCGGCGGCCAGCGCCAGCGCCTCGCGCCGCTCGCGATGACGCGCCCAGAGTTCGGGCGGACAGGGCTCGACGACGATCCGCTCGCCCTGTTCGCCGATGAAACGAATCAGGATTCGATCGATCAAATGCAGCACGCCGCCGGCCTCGGGTACGGGGATCGTGATCGGCACCGGCTCGGCGTGCAAACGCTGCTTGACGGATGCCAGACAATGGTCAAAATCCGCGCCCGGACGATCCATCTTGTTGATGAACAGGAGCGTCGGCAGTTCGAAGCGCGCACGCTGACGCCACACCGTCTCGGTCTGGGGTTCGACGCCCCGGACGCCGTCGAGGACGATGACGACGCCATCGAGAACCCGCATCGCCCGCTCGACCTCGATCGAGAAGTCGACGTGTCCGGGTGTATCGATGATCTGGATCAGATGTTCGCGCCAGGGAGCCTTGGTGACGGCGGCGGTGATGGTGATGCCGTGACGCTGTTCCTCGGCCATATAGTCCATATGAGCGGCGCCATCGTGCACCTCACCGATCTTGTGCGAGGTGCCGGTGTAGAACAGGATGCGCTCGGTGAGCGTCGTCTTGCCCGCATCCACATGAGCGGCAACCCCGATATTGCGGACGTGCGACAATCGGGATGGTTTTTTCATCGCATTGAACAGGAGCTTGGAAAACGTTATGAGAGGTCTTGAACTCGGCGGACGCCCCCGAGCCTGGCTCGTGCCGGCGCTCTGCGCATCGCTGCTCGGCTGGGGCGCGCACCAGGGCGCCTGGGCCGAGACCTTCCGGCTGGAGAACCCCAACGACTCGGTCGTGGGCACACCCTTCTATTTCACGGCACGCGCCAAGGATACACTGCTGGACATCGCCCGCCAGAACAATCTGGGCTTCGACGACATGCGCCAGGCCAACCCCAAGGTCGATATCTGGGTGCCCGGCGAGGGAACCCAGGTACTGGTTCCGGCCTTCTATGTGCTGCCGAACGCACCACGTCAGGGGATCGTGATCAATCGCGCCGAGAAGCGGCTCTATTACTACCCGCCCGACGATCCCAACGAGGTTCGCATCTATGCCATCACCGTGGGCAAGGATGCCATGGCCACGCCGCTGGGCAACTTCGAGGTCATCGAGAAGCGCAAGGATCCGACCTGGACGCCCGGGCCGCAGGTGCGAGCCAATTACGCCGCCCGCGGCAAGATCCTGCCGCCCACGGTACCGCCGGGTCCGGACAATCCGCTCGGACGTTTTGCCATGCGCCTGAGCAACCCGGACTATCTGATCCACGGCACCAACCAGCCCTGGGGCATGGGCCTGGAGGTCAGTGGCGGCTGTATCCGGATGTACCCGGAAGCCATCGAGGAGCTCTACGGCATGACCGGCCTCAAGACGCCCGTGGCCATCATCGACCAGCCCTACAAGTACGGCTGGCTGGGGGATGATCTCTATCTGGAGGTGCAGACCGGGGAGAAGAGTGTCCGCAAGCACTATCGCTCGGTGATTCCCGAGTCGGTGGCGAACGCCGAGGGGGTGACGATCGATTGGAAGGCGGTGGAACGGGCCGTCGAGGAGGACTCCGGTGTCCCGCAGGTCGTGGGACACCGGAGCGGATCAGGTCAAGCGAATCACTTGCCCATGATCTTCTGATACATACGGTCCAGACGCTCGGTGTTGGAGTTGCAGCACGCCTGGGCACTGTTGGCGGTGTCCATGGCCCGCTGAGCCATGTCACGAGCGGTCTGGTCGGTGGTGCAGCCGCCGAGCAGCAGCAGAGCGGCGATAGAGATGGAAGCAGCCTTGACGATCTTGGTCATGATGGATCTCCGAAAGTTGTGGGCCTTGCGGCCTGCATATTAACACATGGTGCGTAAGTCTACCGAGCCACGCCCAACCATCCGACGCATGACGTTGGGTTGGTGTGATGAGCCGGGTAGGATTTGACGTGCTCGTTCTGGTCCCGTGCCCCCCG comes from the Allochromatium tepidum genome and includes:
- a CDS encoding elongation factor G, yielding MKKPSRLSHVRNIGVAAHVDAGKTTLTERILFYTGTSHKIGEVHDGAAHMDYMAEEQRHGITITAAVTKAPWREHLIQIIDTPGHVDFSIEVERAMRVLDGVVIVLDGVRGVEPQTETVWRQRARFELPTLLFINKMDRPGADFDHCLASVKQRLHAEPVPITIPVPEAGGVLHLIDRILIRFIGEQGERIVVEPCPPELWARHRERREALALAAAQVDESLADLVLAGGEPSPERLRAAIRTGTLAGTLVPCYGGSALRNLGVQPLLDGVIDFLPAPLDRPAALAERSDGTREEVVMTPDGPLAALAFKVQLWEGRRHVFVRLYRGRLAPGDAVEFLTADGRVQREQVARLFEVDAGKKTKRDLAEAGDIVLLAGLRFAGTGDTLCAPGQVLSLERIQVHDPVLGLAIEPASGTEEDRLVEVLHKIQQEDPTLRVEEDPETGQRLLRGMGELHLQIVIERLEREFGVGVRAGRPAVATRETIRQPAGAEALFAPPPTPDSRQPDPMARAAVSVRPRERGRGNLIELEPCLRPEGAQLDEAHIQAIRESIDTTLAGGPLQGAQVLDVAVGVEEVELFGVGSTPAATAAAVGKALRKALENAHPALMTPVMRLEVVVPEPNLGAVLGDLQARRALIQATEIQDDLATIRAEAALEPLLGYATTLRGLTQGRGRFSLEFERFDL
- a CDS encoding alanine-zipper protein, yielding MTKIVKAASISIAALLLLGGCTTDQTARDMAQRAMDTANSAQACCNSNTERLDRMYQKIMGK
- a CDS encoding L,D-transpeptidase family protein — translated: MRGLELGGRPRAWLVPALCASLLGWGAHQGAWAETFRLENPNDSVVGTPFYFTARAKDTLLDIARQNNLGFDDMRQANPKVDIWVPGEGTQVLVPAFYVLPNAPRQGIVINRAEKRLYYYPPDDPNEVRIYAITVGKDAMATPLGNFEVIEKRKDPTWTPGPQVRANYAARGKILPPTVPPGPDNPLGRFAMRLSNPDYLIHGTNQPWGMGLEVSGGCIRMYPEAIEELYGMTGLKTPVAIIDQPYKYGWLGDDLYLEVQTGEKSVRKHYRSVIPESVANAEGVTIDWKAVERAVEEDSGVPQVVGHRSGSGQANHLPMIF